A segment of the uncultured Desulfobulbus sp. genome:
CACCTTTCTCAGTCGATGCGAGAGCTGCGCTACGTTGTTTCCCATTGGTTTCCTTCCTCTTTCTCTTAAGCCAATACCTGTTACTGGCCAGCGTGTTCGAAAAGCGAATATACGCCCTTCTTTTTTTAGGATCAACTAAAAAAATCTATCGGCAACAACATCTCGAAACCTTCCAAAATATCCCCAATTTTTTGAAAAACCGTGACCCTGGTCACAAACTCATCCTACAGACCCTGTACAGTGGCCAACCCGAAGTTATGCAATCAACCTCTGGCAGGTGACCTGCAATCGCCTGACCACCAATCTCTCACACTCTTTACTCAATAAAAGGAACAGACACATGAACGCTCTCCAACTTTTTTCCACTGACCAGCAGGCCTCTTCCCCCCTTGGCTCAACGCTTCGCCTGAGTGCCTGTTGCGCGGCAGTACTCCTGATGGCGCTCCCGGCAAACGCAACGAACAGCCAGGACAAAACCTATTTGAGCGGCCACCTTGGTGCTGCCATGCTCCAGGATTCGGATATCGGGTCCTCTTCGGGCTCAAATCTCTCGGTGGACATGAACCTCGGCATGGGCATGGGCATGGCTGTTGGTCGCAGTTTTGGCAACACCCGGCTTGAAGGCGAGCTCAACTACCAGACCAATGATCTGGATACAGTGCGTTTATCGGGTGGGGGCAAGAGCGATTGTTCGGGGGACGTTTCCAGCTGGTCGCTCATGGTCAACGGCTACTACGACTTCAAGGGAAGCGGACCGGTCAGTTCTTTTCTCCTTGCGGGCGTGGGCTTTGCCCGTGTCGAAGTCGACGGTTTCAATGTACCGGGATCCGGCGTAGCTGACATGAGTGGCGACGATACGGTTCTGGCCTACCAGCTGGGCGCGGGTATCGGCTACGCAATCAGCGAAGAGCTCACCTTGGACCTCAGCTATCGTTACTTTGCCACAACCGATCCTTCCTTTAACGGAATTGATGTCGAATACTCCAGCCACAACCTCTATCTGGGGCTTCGCCTGGCTCTCTGATCAGTTATTGCAGATCTTGTCGCGGGCAAGGCCCGTCTCCTACACAGTTTCGTGGCTTTGGGGGATTGTGGGGGCTGGGCCACCCCGCGACATAAATGCCCCCTGGGCTTCTTTAGTGGAAAAATTTTTTTTTTGGTAAAACCGTGACCCTGGTCACAAAAGTTTTTCGGGATCGCGGTAGTATTGCTCCATTCTTAGCTGCCTCTTATCTTGTTTGGAGATCTTAAAATTTATAGCCCAAAAGAAAAAATAAACTAACATTCATTTTTCCTGCAGAACTGTGACCCTGGTCACAGAAACTTCTCAACGAATACGGTACTCTGGGCTCAACATCAAGACAGACTAACAAAATATGGAACTTCTAAACCACAGTTGGAACACACTGCCGGCGGGGGCCGGAATGGACAGATTATGAACACGACCAACGTGGATGTAAAAAACAGATTTAGTGAACTCTACGACGAACTGTTCAACCACGACGGCTACGGCCGGATGGAGATTGAACTGAAGATACTGCGGCGAGGGCAGAAGGAAGTGATCCTCCGCTGTGGCAAGGAATACCGTTTTGTGATCGACTTTCCCTCTGGCAGGCGGCGCGGCGGCACACCGAGTGATTCGGCGCAGTCGACCCCTTTGGGAATGGTCGGCAACGGTGGGCAGTAGATCGCAAGGGGCGGACGAGCACCCCGCCCCCTCTGCGATCTAGACAAGCGGGGAACCCCGCCATCTTTACCATATACCTGCCGGGCGCGGCGCCCGGAATATTGTACACCCTACACCATACTCTATATCATAAGGCGCCCGGGATCCGAGGGGGAGACGGCTCCGCATGCATGCCTGTAAGGAGGGCAATGACAATGCACCAGACAATGAATGAAAAAATCCAGGCCAAACTGCAGAACAGCGAAGGTTTCACCCTGCTCGAGATCCTGGTCGTTCTCACCATCATGGGCTTCTTGATCGCCATGGTCGCCCCGCGCCTGGCCGGTATCTCCGGTAGTGCTGTGGATACGGTTTGCGACTCCAACCAGAACCGCATGATCTCCATGATGTCCGGTTACTATGAGAAGACCAGCCGCTACCCGGATAAGCTGACCAACATTGTTGAAGAGACTGATGGTGCTGGCACCTACCAGATCCCAGCCATCTCCGACGACGATCCGGATAACGGAGCTGAGACCATCGCCAGTGAATTCAACGACCGTAATCACTTCCGTATTCACTACCTGACTACAGCGGAAGTGCAGGAACTGAAAAACATGGGCATCGTTAACGTGTATAATCTGAACGCCTATGACGCTTACGACGACACCCTTGCTGTAAAAGCCGGTTATGATGGGACTGCTGCAACCGGACCGAACGAGGTAGACCTAGCCACTCCCGTGGTCAAGTCTCCGGCCATGGAGAAGTTTACCCTTGATACGGACGTTGTCGCCAACCCCATTGCGGTGATGATGGTCGGCGCTGGTTATGACGGCGCAGCCTGGGATATTTCAACCGAGGAACGCGGCTGGGGTGAAGCTGATTTTATGGGCCGTATTGTTCTTGGTTTCGGTCCCGAGAACGGCCTAGTCACCTCCGGCATCGTTTCCAATGCAGCCCATTGCCCGGGTGGTATCCAGAATGCCGACAACGTGACCTACAACGATTACAACATCGTTCTGCCCCGCCTGGAAGCGACTGTGGATGAAACAAATACTGGTTATGAAACAGCCTTTACTGCAATTGATGCTGATAGTGACGGCACTGACGTTCAAGTAGCGGCCATCAGTTACGATGATGCGCCCTCCGCCGGATACGACTATGTGGGTAATGCAGACAACTACAAAACCCGCATTTATGACCTGGGCGCCCAGGAAAAATGGCAGTATGCCACCATGTGCCCGGAAGGCCACAAATTCCCCGCTGATGACGGTGAATTCTGGGGCATCGACCTGAACCCCACTGCAGGCTCTGGTGGACCGACTGCTGGTGCCCTCAACTAATCCCACATAACCACCACCTCCATCCCCGGCGGGGCAGCCCCACACCCCGCCGGGAACCCCGGCTCTTCGTTCGAGCTGGAGGCCGCACTCGCTACGACCTCCAGCTGGACCGAACGGCCCACAGTTAGGCTTGTTTTATCCTGAGACCAGACCGGCATCGCCCGCGACGACAGCCAAGCCACAGAGCCCCCTGACAGACTTCAGATGTTCCCCCAGGCCAACGTCGCGGGCGATGGGGGGGAAACATACAAGAAAAACCACCGAGCTCCGGCCTGATGTGAACACGTAACAAGGAACCACGCACCCCCATGCCCATGCTCGCCTGTCTCTGCCCCTTGCGGCTGCTGCCGCTTTGCCCTGCCTCCTGCTGCACCACCTGCGACCTCCAACGACCGTCCCTGCCTCCTTCACAGGATGCGGTAGAGCGCAGGCAAAGAGAGGAGGGGTTCACCCTGCTGGAACTCCTGGTGGTGGTGGCCCTGCTCGGCTTTGTGGTTTCCATGACTGCGCCTCGCCTGCCGGGCATTGTCGGCGAAGGTCTGCACACTGTCACCCGGACCAATATGACCCGGCTGCTCAGCCTGATTACCACGGAACTTCAGAAGAACGGCAAATACCCCACCGACATGATCAACATCGTCACGGTGGAGGGCGGCACCGGCACCTACTACAAGCCCATGCTCTCGGACCAGGACCCGGAGACCGGGCCCGAGGTGCTCAGTCTAAAGATGGACAGGAGGCACCATTTTTTCCTCCACCACCTCAATGCGGCCGAGGCTACGGAGCTGCGCAGACTGGGCGTGCTCCACGTGTACAATTACAACTCACCCTATGACCGGAACGTGGTGCCGGGCATGCCCAACATGGAAGCGGTGACCACCGGGGTGGCAGTACTGATGACCGGCGGCGGCGACAGCGACGGCGACGGCACTATCGCAGCAACGGAAATCGATGTCACCGAACCGGATCGCGGCCATCCAGGCGAGATGTTTCGCATGGTCTTTGGCCTGGGCACCGAGACCTCACTGGTGGCAAAGGGGCTGATCCATGGGCCTTCCACCTGCCCGGAGAGTGGCATGGCGCCGATCAACTACGAGTGGAAATGGTACAGCCTGCTGCTGCCGCGCCTGGAGGCCACGGCCAAACGGCTGGTGAGCGATGACCCGTTGGGTATCGGCGGCGACGGGCCGGTGACCGCCTATGCCGCCACGGGAACGCACACGGCTGCGGAGCTGAGCGCAGTCACTCGAAGAACCGAGAACACCTACGAGGCGCAAAACAGTGTCTTTTTCGCCATCATGGACAGCGAAGGAGAGGTATTGCCGACGGTAGATATGTCCGGCTGGGGATTGGATTTGAATAACAACGGGAATATCGATTGAGGATGTGTCGGTGGGCACGATACTGCCGTGCCCACCCTACGCTGGCTTTGACAAAGCCCTCAAGCGGCACGGATTTTAACGAAAGGATGGGTATGAAAAAACTGGAAATCATGCATGTGGTCATGGCTGTTTTGTATCTTACAGACGATCTCCATTCAGACGTCATTACCTCTCGGGTGATCGATTCCGATCTTTCGGAACTTGGATACAAGGGGGCAACGCCGGAGAGATCCATCAACGCTGCCCTGAATAATTCTAAAAAATGGTCTCAGTATTTTTCACCTGGTTCCTACAAATCGCATTTTAGCCTCAAGGATAAGAACGAGGTCCTCCAATTCGATGATGTCAGGCTGGCCCTCTATGCAATCAGAGAGCAGCAGCAGAAAAACAAGTTGCAAGCGGATCATGTGGTTGAATGCACGTTTTCCGATTCTTCACTGCTGGCACTTCGAAATTATCAGGCGTTTCTGGAAAACGGGGAGCCGACAATCAGAACAATCAGGCTGCCGAAAAAGGTGGCGCCGGAGGATCTAGTGCTCGAATTGCCGCAGCTGCATTGAACTCGATCACCTGTTCGCGGATCTGTACTCCACAGGCAGAACAGTAGCCCACCGGAAAGGGGTGCTCATGACCACGAATTATCGTTCAACACAAACAACCAATGAGCCACAAACGACCAGCAAGCAAACAAATTCCGCCCCCAACCCACTCTCCAGGCTTCACCCTGGTGGAGATCTTGATGGTGCTGACCATCATGGGCTTACTGGCGGCCATGGTCGTCCCGGTTTTAGGGCATCTCAATACCCGGGAGCGGGAACGGATCACCCGACAGAAGATGGAACAGATCCGGCGGGCTCTGATGGGCGATCCGGACCGGTTCGATGCCAACGGCCGCCGGATCATCGGCGGCTATGTGGGCGACATGGAGGCCTGGCCGGACCTGTGGGAGGCCGCGCCCCAGGTACGGGAGACGGTGGTCGGCACGCCG
Coding sequences within it:
- a CDS encoding outer membrane beta-barrel protein; the protein is MNALQLFSTDQQASSPLGSTLRLSACCAAVLLMALPANATNSQDKTYLSGHLGAAMLQDSDIGSSSGSNLSVDMNLGMGMGMAVGRSFGNTRLEGELNYQTNDLDTVRLSGGGKSDCSGDVSSWSLMVNGYYDFKGSGPVSSFLLAGVGFARVEVDGFNVPGSGVADMSGDDTVLAYQLGAGIGYAISEELTLDLSYRYFATTDPSFNGIDVEYSSHNLYLGLRLAL
- a CDS encoding type II secretion system protein; the encoded protein is MHQTMNEKIQAKLQNSEGFTLLEILVVLTIMGFLIAMVAPRLAGISGSAVDTVCDSNQNRMISMMSGYYEKTSRYPDKLTNIVEETDGAGTYQIPAISDDDPDNGAETIASEFNDRNHFRIHYLTTAEVQELKNMGIVNVYNLNAYDAYDDTLAVKAGYDGTAATGPNEVDLATPVVKSPAMEKFTLDTDVVANPIAVMMVGAGYDGAAWDISTEERGWGEADFMGRIVLGFGPENGLVTSGIVSNAAHCPGGIQNADNVTYNDYNIVLPRLEATVDETNTGYETAFTAIDADSDGTDVQVAAISYDDAPSAGYDYVGNADNYKTRIYDLGAQEKWQYATMCPEGHKFPADDGEFWGIDLNPTAGSGGPTAGALN
- a CDS encoding prepilin-type N-terminal cleavage/methylation domain-containing protein — encoded protein: MPMLACLCPLRLLPLCPASCCTTCDLQRPSLPPSQDAVERRQREEGFTLLELLVVVALLGFVVSMTAPRLPGIVGEGLHTVTRTNMTRLLSLITTELQKNGKYPTDMINIVTVEGGTGTYYKPMLSDQDPETGPEVLSLKMDRRHHFFLHHLNAAEATELRRLGVLHVYNYNSPYDRNVVPGMPNMEAVTTGVAVLMTGGGDSDGDGTIAATEIDVTEPDRGHPGEMFRMVFGLGTETSLVAKGLIHGPSTCPESGMAPINYEWKWYSLLLPRLEATAKRLVSDDPLGIGGDGPVTAYAATGTHTAAELSAVTRRTENTYEAQNSVFFAIMDSEGEVLPTVDMSGWGLDLNNNGNID